Proteins from a genomic interval of Xiphophorus maculatus strain JP 163 A chromosome 7, X_maculatus-5.0-male, whole genome shotgun sequence:
- the sec22a gene encoding vesicle-trafficking protein SEC22a: MSTVLFASVVRVADGLPLSASTDYEQEKDLQETKRHLKGLSKKLNQFPDRCTLKSGSYNVNFIYSLGVGYLMVCTGNYPNVLAFCFLDELQKEFIITYDSKRVSSAMRPYSFIEFDTFIQKTKQRYNSPRSLSTKINLADMQTEIKLRPPYQLSPEDLQAINGFSVRAASKYKGIAPTQMLEPATLPGIVSCVLSILCGGLNLLRGVHAIESILQNDDEDFNYVIAFFLGTAACLYQCYLFVYFSIWRNSKSFLAFALICLSNMYLYELRNIWQILFHVAVGAFMTLQIRLRQPLGKAPDYNV; the protein is encoded by the exons ATGTCGACAGTGTTGTTTGCCTCTGTGGTTCGCGTCGCGGACGGCCTGCCTCTCTCAGCATCCACCGACTACGAACAGGAGAAAGACCTCCAGGAGACGAAGAGGCATCTTAAGGGTCTCTCCAAGAAGCTCAACCAGTTCCCTGACCGCTGTACACTCAAGTCCGGATCGTACAATGTGAA CTTCATATACTCGCTGGGTGTTGGATACCTGATGGTCTGCACTGGAAATTACCCTAATGTGTTGGCCTTCTGCTTCCTGGACGAGCTGCAGAAAGAGTTCATCATCACTTATGACTCCAAACGTGTCAGCAGCGCCATGCGGCCGTACTCCTTCATCGAATTCG ACACCTTCATCCAGAAGACCAAGCAGCGCTACAACAGCCCTCGCTCCCTGTCCACCAAGATCAATCTGGCTGACATGCAGACAGAGATCAAGCTGCGCCCGCCCTATCAGCTTTCCCCAGAGGACCTGCAGGCTATCAATGGATTCTCGGTGCGAGCCGCTTCTAAATACAAGGGCATAG ctCCCACACAGATGTTGGAGCCGGCGACGCTCCCAGGCATTGTGTCCTGTGTGCTCAGCATCCTCTGTGGAGGCCTGAACCTGCTGAGAGGCGTCCATGCTATAGAGAGCATACTACAG AATGATGACGAGGACTTTAATTATGTGATTGCCTTCTTCCTCGGCACGGCGGCCTGTCTGTATCAG TGCTACCTGTTTGTCTACTTCTCCATCTGGAGGAACAGCAAGTCCTTCTTGGCGTTTGCGCTCATCTGTCTGTCCAACATGTACCTGTATGAACTGAGGAACATTTGGCAGATCCTCTTCCATGTAGCCGTGGGGGCCTTCATGACCCTGCAAATCAGACTGAGGCAGCCGCTGGGCAAAGCGCCAGACTACAATGTCTGa